Proteins encoded within one genomic window of Humulus lupulus chromosome 1, drHumLupu1.1, whole genome shotgun sequence:
- the LOC133802628 gene encoding U-box domain-containing protein 27-like: MVRDDLYITVPSFFRCPISLDVMKSPVSLSTGVTYDRSSIQRWFDNGNNTCPATMQVLQSKELVPNRTLQRLIQIWSESVQHRVDSAESSPKPCLTKSQVTELIQRADREADSSVDFLSKIVCFARESDENRKFLAGADGFVPMLVEFLCNASAGASRVIDFLELVVRAMDMIRNDVKDMEKLRKSMLKSDRDCLRSLVLVLQQGSVESRIGSARVLESIAIDAESKLIIAEKEELLSELLKLISPEKDPNLIEAGLSCLIAISKPRRVKVKLVQLGAVKSLAKSLSEPNLSVSVTEKVLKLLETASSVKEGWSEIGGDSNCVARIVQRLLKVSSAATEHAVTVLWSVCYLYRERAAQEAVAKANGVTKILLLMQSNCSPAVRQMSADLLKIFRLSSKSFISCYDTKTTHIMPF, translated from the coding sequence ATGGTTAGGGACGATTTGTACATCACTGTCCCGAGCTTCTTTCGATGTCCGATATCGCTCGACGTGATGAAATCCCCTGTGAGTTTATCTACCGGCGTGACCTACGATCGTTCTAGCATCCAGCGCTGGTTTGACAATGGTAACAACACGTGCCCCGCCACCATGCAGGTCCTTCAGAGCAAGGAACTGGTCCCTAACCGGACCTTGCAGCGACTCATCCAGATCTGGTCCGAATCAGTCCAGCACCGGGTTGACTCCGCCGAGTCGTCTCCCAAGCCTTGCCTTACCAAAAGCCAAGTCACCGAGCTAATTCAACGAGCGGACCGTGAAGCGGACTCGTCTGTTGATTTTTTGTCAAAAATCGTTTGTTTCGCCAGGGAGTCCGACGAAAACCGGAAATTTCTCGCCGGAGCAGATGGCTTCGTCCCGATGCTGGTAGAATTTCTTTGCAATGCCAGCGCTGGAGCTTCCAGAGTCATCGATTTTTTGGAGCTGGTGGTTAGGGCTATGGATATGATTCGTAATGATGTTAAAGACATGGAGAAGCTGAGAAAATCGATGCTGAAGAGCGACCGCGATTGCTTGCGCTCGCTTGTTCTCGTTCTTCAACAAGGGAGCGTAGAATCAAGAATCGGATCGGCTAGGGTTTTGGAATCCATCGCCATCGACGCGGAATCGAAACTAATTATTGCCGAGAAAGAAGAGCTATTATCCGAATTGTTGAAACTAATCAGTCCTGAGAAAGATCCAAACCTAATCGAAGCCGGATTGTCGTGCCTAATCGCGATATCCAAGCCCCGGCGAGTCAAGGTGAAACTTGTCCAACTAGGCGCAGTGAAATCCCTAGCGAAGTCGCTATCGGAACCGAATCTGAGCGTTTCGGTCACTGAAAAGGTGCTGAAGCTCCTTGAAACGGCGTCGTCCGTCAAGGAAGGGTGGTCAGAGATCGGCGGCGACTCGAATTGCGTGGCGAGGATTGTTCAGAGGTTACTGAAAGTTTCGAGCGCGGCCACCGAACACGCGGTAACGGTGCTCTGGAGTGTCTGTTACCTCTACCGTGAGAGGGCGGCGCAAGAGGCCGTAGCGAAGGCCAACGGTGTGACGAAGATATTGCTTCTGATGCAGAGCAATTGCTCGCCGGCTGTTCGCCAAATGTCGGCGGACTTACTTAAAATCTTTCGACTTAGCTCCAAATCTTTCATTTCGTGTTATGATACTAAGACCACACATATCATGCCTTTCTGA